In a single window of the Verrucomicrobiales bacterium genome:
- a CDS encoding immunoglobulin domain-containing protein — MFTPHQIHSPLTSPRKREREGYPGSKRAWARLALICLSSIACPAPGQLAITEVMSYAAVAEESPPWRRPDYWELTNFGRDTIDLSPYRFTDDTGPEAGDAALMRGKSIGPGESILFVRTAAGRLENGAGFRQWWGSAQLPSPLQIYFYNVPGFDNVRDAVRLWKWEDDRPVLMQTVSLGEATEGFSFTYDLESGTVDQLSVPDEPGSIRSATGSDVGSPGTTRGPVKLKILSQPRSISSCIGREISLRVEARGLPAPRYQWLKDGQVLAGRTESELKIPFLSSSDRGRYLVRLDNGLEQLNSETVRVEVEDQLKAPEIETSPSDVELTMAQTAVLSVRVCANPPPTYQWFHDERPLPAETGPDLRIKAVDSFSPGLYRVEISNALGTISTEARISLVEKPQLLITEILAEPSTKGGALGHQDWWELTSVHPEPVRLGGYQWDDSPGLVRNATRLPTNLVIQPGESIIFVEGMSREEFVRWWGPHNLPANLQVISYHANGFQQEEDSVTLFGPHATENPDHVCSVGFADAPLGISLWFDPVLAPFGAPSVEGERGAFRSVESNDLGSPGWVEEHEVPLHLRMSYEDREIRLQWATQPGRVYQLLSADSLDATTWEVIYQRQADGQALSMVDLRQSPPGHRRFYKLLAQVP, encoded by the coding sequence ATGTTCACTCCACATCAAATTCATTCTCCCCTCACCAGCCCGCGGAAGAGAGAGCGAGAAGGTTACCCTGGATCCAAGCGAGCCTGGGCGCGGTTGGCGTTGATCTGCTTGAGCAGCATCGCCTGTCCCGCGCCAGGCCAACTGGCGATCACCGAAGTCATGTCCTATGCTGCTGTGGCAGAAGAAAGCCCTCCTTGGCGTCGCCCTGACTATTGGGAACTGACCAATTTCGGCAGAGATACGATCGATCTCAGCCCCTACCGCTTTACCGACGATACCGGCCCCGAAGCCGGAGACGCCGCCCTGATGCGGGGAAAATCGATCGGCCCCGGCGAGTCCATCCTGTTCGTCCGCACGGCCGCGGGTCGTCTTGAGAATGGAGCCGGATTTCGACAGTGGTGGGGTTCTGCACAGCTTCCGAGCCCGCTCCAGATCTATTTCTACAACGTGCCCGGTTTCGACAATGTCCGAGATGCGGTTCGGTTATGGAAGTGGGAGGACGATCGCCCCGTCCTGATGCAAACTGTGTCGCTCGGCGAAGCGACCGAGGGCTTCAGCTTCACCTACGATCTGGAAAGTGGGACGGTGGATCAATTGAGCGTTCCGGATGAACCCGGCAGCATCCGCTCCGCAACCGGATCTGACGTTGGGTCTCCCGGCACCACCCGTGGCCCGGTGAAGCTCAAAATCTTGTCCCAACCGCGCTCGATCTCGAGTTGCATCGGACGTGAGATCTCGCTCCGGGTCGAAGCCCGCGGCCTGCCCGCCCCCAGGTACCAGTGGCTCAAGGACGGCCAGGTTTTGGCAGGGCGCACCGAGTCGGAGTTGAAGATTCCCTTCCTTTCGAGCTCCGATCGAGGCCGATACCTGGTCCGTCTCGACAACGGCCTCGAACAGTTGAACAGCGAAACGGTGAGGGTGGAAGTGGAAGATCAGCTGAAAGCCCCTGAGATCGAGACCTCGCCCTCCGACGTCGAGCTCACCATGGCCCAGACCGCAGTGCTATCGGTACGGGTCTGCGCCAACCCTCCGCCGACCTACCAGTGGTTCCACGACGAGCGACCGCTGCCCGCTGAAACCGGTCCAGACCTTAGAATTAAAGCCGTCGACTCGTTTAGCCCGGGACTGTACCGGGTGGAGATCTCGAATGCGTTGGGTACCATCTCGACCGAGGCGCGGATAAGCTTGGTCGAGAAGCCCCAATTGCTCATCACCGAGATCCTCGCTGAACCCTCCACCAAGGGAGGGGCCCTTGGCCATCAAGACTGGTGGGAACTGACCAGTGTTCATCCCGAACCGGTGCGCCTCGGAGGCTATCAGTGGGACGATTCTCCCGGTTTGGTCCGAAACGCCACTCGGCTGCCCACCAACCTGGTGATCCAGCCCGGAGAGTCGATCATCTTCGTGGAGGGAATGTCACGGGAGGAATTCGTGCGCTGGTGGGGACCTCACAACCTCCCCGCCAACCTCCAAGTCATCAGCTACCACGCCAACGGTTTTCAGCAGGAGGAGGATAGTGTGACCCTGTTCGGACCGCACGCCACTGAAAACCCTGACCACGTCTGTTCGGTCGGCTTCGCCGATGCGCCCTTGGGAATCAGCTTGTGGTTCGATCCTGTGCTGGCTCCATTCGGCGCGCCCAGCGTCGAGGGAGAACGAGGAGCGTTCCGTTCCGTGGAATCAAACGACCTCGGCTCCCCTGGCTGGGTGGAGGAGCACGAAGTCCCACTCCATTTGCGCATGAGTTATGAAGATCGTGAGATCCGGCTGCAGTGGGCTACGCAACCAGGACGGGTCTACCAGCTGCTGTCTGCGGATAGTCTCGACGCCACCACGTGGGAAGTGATCTATCAGCGACAAGCGGATGGCCAGGCACTGTCGATGGTGGACTTGCGACAATCCCCTCCAGGGCACCGACGCTTCTACAAACTCCTCGCCCAGGTTCCATGA
- a CDS encoding protein kinase → MSMTTSSQCLECQAPVCASSPVALCGGCLLRLGQEGEEELLSSQPTRHSTSLPRRFGDYELLEQIGVGGMGIVYRARHLPLHRLVALKMLHSNGAIAPSALTRFKIEAEAAAMLEHPHIVSTYDAGEVDGQPYLSMRLIEGSSLAKRLADFSLASKSPELADQPKGTSFSRRARQERIAQLLIAVCTAVHYAHEHGVVHRDLKPNNILLDRDGIPHLSDFGIAKMLDRAEGVTRTSDIVGTPHYMSPEQALGKPVGPSSDIYSLGIILYELLTGKPPFRAASHLETLQQVLKDQPTNPTALNHSIDVDLATICLKCLEKAPQARYVTAEALAEDLKRWLHRELILARRATPPVRLHRWIRRNPVGTSFIVMLLCALGISLWLVLKLHESQRSEQRFGKELLETNDRLNKLVARQIVSTRERLQRAWLETEESTFVVKSEDLALLAQRSVASTDGRDIALYRVGLYLRESPVEDAETYGRLLGFLEERMTEKLNRRVKLDLHFIKGQELGPQALAQGDVDFMRLGTLPFLYAERMNPRVRPIAIPTSRGKPWVFFTHENKPLPSLQNAAQRSLALGDTNATISFWGLIKLAEAGIDATQLSKYDYLDPEPDWIEDVRMKGAAEAIARVGFLHSHSKVIDAVLSGEYDLGVASTRAFNIHRWRGLTPVPNTDFFSSPILWAASAKAQADAANAFATALFESAETGALESLPDPPLRFRPPTTNDLARERHWFNRIPVTFPPKPTKR, encoded by the coding sequence ATGAGCATGACAACAAGTTCCCAGTGCCTGGAGTGCCAAGCTCCGGTGTGCGCCTCATCCCCGGTCGCCTTGTGCGGGGGCTGCCTTCTGCGCTTAGGACAGGAGGGAGAGGAGGAGCTTCTAAGTTCCCAACCCACCCGCCACTCGACCTCCCTGCCGCGACGGTTCGGAGACTACGAACTTCTGGAACAGATCGGCGTCGGGGGGATGGGCATCGTCTATCGGGCTCGCCACCTGCCCTTGCATCGACTGGTCGCGCTCAAAATGCTGCATAGCAACGGAGCAATAGCTCCCTCGGCCCTCACCCGATTCAAAATCGAGGCCGAAGCAGCCGCCATGTTGGAACACCCCCACATCGTCTCCACCTACGACGCCGGAGAAGTCGACGGGCAGCCTTATCTGAGCATGCGGCTGATCGAAGGATCGAGCCTCGCCAAGCGCCTCGCTGACTTCTCGCTCGCGAGTAAATCCCCAGAGCTCGCCGACCAACCCAAAGGCACATCCTTCAGCCGCCGCGCCAGGCAGGAGCGCATCGCGCAGCTGCTCATCGCCGTGTGCACAGCGGTGCACTACGCTCATGAACACGGAGTGGTGCACCGTGATCTGAAGCCCAACAACATCCTGCTCGATCGGGACGGAATTCCCCACCTGAGCGACTTCGGCATCGCCAAGATGCTGGACCGAGCCGAGGGTGTGACCCGCACCTCGGACATTGTCGGAACCCCGCACTACATGTCGCCGGAGCAAGCCTTGGGCAAGCCCGTGGGACCTTCGTCCGACATCTACAGCCTCGGGATCATCCTCTACGAACTGCTCACCGGAAAGCCCCCCTTCCGTGCCGCCAGCCATCTGGAAACGCTCCAACAGGTGCTGAAGGATCAGCCGACCAACCCCACCGCGCTGAACCACTCGATCGATGTGGATCTGGCGACGATCTGCCTCAAGTGCCTCGAGAAGGCCCCCCAAGCTCGCTATGTTACCGCCGAGGCGTTGGCTGAGGATCTCAAGCGCTGGTTGCATCGCGAACTCATCCTCGCCCGACGAGCCACGCCCCCTGTCCGCCTCCATCGCTGGATACGACGGAACCCGGTGGGAACCTCGTTCATTGTCATGCTCCTGTGCGCCTTAGGCATCTCGCTCTGGCTGGTTTTAAAACTGCACGAAAGCCAACGCAGTGAGCAACGCTTCGGGAAAGAGTTGCTCGAAACCAACGACCGACTCAACAAGTTGGTCGCGCGTCAGATCGTGTCCACTCGGGAGCGCCTGCAGCGCGCCTGGCTGGAAACCGAGGAGTCCACGTTCGTCGTCAAGTCGGAGGATTTGGCCTTGCTCGCCCAGCGTTCCGTAGCCAGCACGGACGGACGAGACATCGCCCTCTATCGAGTGGGGCTCTACCTGAGGGAATCTCCAGTGGAAGACGCGGAGACCTACGGCCGGCTCTTGGGGTTCCTGGAGGAACGGATGACGGAAAAGCTGAACCGCCGGGTTAAACTCGATCTGCACTTCATCAAAGGTCAGGAGTTAGGCCCCCAAGCTCTGGCCCAGGGCGACGTGGATTTTATGAGACTCGGCACCCTGCCCTTCCTTTATGCCGAACGAATGAATCCACGGGTACGGCCGATCGCCATTCCCACCAGCCGCGGCAAACCTTGGGTCTTCTTCACCCACGAGAACAAGCCCCTCCCCTCGCTCCAAAACGCCGCTCAACGTTCTCTGGCGCTGGGGGACACCAACGCCACCATCAGCTTCTGGGGGCTTATCAAACTGGCGGAGGCTGGCATCGATGCGACCCAATTGAGCAAGTATGATTACCTGGATCCAGAGCCCGACTGGATCGAGGATGTGCGCATGAAGGGAGCCGCGGAAGCCATTGCCCGGGTCGGGTTTCTTCATAGCCATTCCAAAGTCATCGATGCCGTTCTGAGCGGAGAATACGACCTGGGCGTGGCCAGCACCCGGGCCTTCAACATCCATCGATGGCGGGGATTGACTCCGGTTCCCAATACCGATTTTTTCAGCAGTCCAATCCTTTGGGCTGCCTCAGCAAAAGCCCAGGCCGATGCTGCCAATGCCTTCGCCACAGCCTTGTTCGAAAGCGCGGAAACGGGAGCACTCGAGAGCCTTCCCGACCCCCCGCTCCGATTTCGCCCTCCGACCACCAACGATCTGGCCAGGGAACGTCATTGGTTCAATCGGATCCCGGTGACTTTCCCGCCAAAACCAACCAAAAGGTAG
- a CDS encoding sigma-70 family RNA polymerase sigma factor produces MSQQGDGTSPSIFPTTQWTALLDPLHGRETQVQGALESLCRIYWKPIYGFVRSRGYDHHNSEEIVQEFVVGLLQGNALTTVRRDKGRFRAFLLACLRNYLGKRRERENALKRGGGQTAIPWEDVEPTATELSTEDSREFDAAFARRLLEEAMNRLRRESIATGKLDFFEDLYPHIAGQGTAIPRAEIAQKYSLGINAVDVAIHRARKRYGLLLRELVLQVVGSPNEIQEELQYLIRALSKTSS; encoded by the coding sequence ATGTCCCAGCAAGGAGATGGAACATCACCCTCAATATTCCCGACTACCCAATGGACCGCCTTGCTAGATCCTCTTCACGGCCGCGAAACCCAAGTGCAAGGAGCGCTAGAGTCTCTATGCCGAATCTATTGGAAGCCCATCTATGGCTTCGTCCGCAGCCGGGGTTACGACCACCACAACTCCGAAGAAATCGTGCAGGAATTTGTCGTGGGGCTATTGCAAGGGAACGCGCTGACCACGGTTCGGCGCGACAAAGGCCGCTTCCGCGCGTTCTTGCTGGCCTGCCTGCGTAACTATCTGGGCAAACGTCGTGAGCGAGAAAATGCGCTCAAGCGTGGCGGAGGTCAGACGGCGATTCCTTGGGAAGACGTCGAGCCGACCGCCACGGAGCTGTCGACCGAGGATTCCCGGGAGTTCGACGCCGCCTTCGCCCGGCGGCTGCTGGAAGAAGCCATGAATCGTCTCAGACGGGAGTCTATCGCGACGGGCAAGTTGGACTTTTTTGAGGATCTCTACCCGCACATCGCCGGCCAAGGAACAGCCATTCCCCGCGCGGAGATCGCCCAAAAATACTCCCTAGGAATCAACGCGGTTGATGTAGCGATCCATCGGGCCCGCAAACGCTACGGCCTGCTGCTCAGGGAGTTGGTCCTCCAGGTAGTTGGTTCCCCGAATGAAATTCAAGAGGAACTGCAATACCTAATCCGCGCTTTGAGCAAAACCAGTTCGTAA
- a CDS encoding tail fiber domain-containing protein, with protein MKQTLLTRSGKACQWVLTLTLAGLALAGPTRLRAAHPPSASATPTVPFLMNYQGTLQDGSGTPLATGDYELSFSIYSAASGGALLWGPQRLNGQSGTGLGPRVPVVSGRFNVVLGPVDTADRTLADVFNQSATFLEITVGSAAPISPRQRIMPNAYAFNSSLLNGFSWDSLFSNGNPETGALFVGQDPSVAISETGAATFPKMDVSGRIRLRQGGSGSAGLWLRQNAVASDRAFIGMSTDDEVGFWGTPLGAFGLTMNVNDGKVRAPRGFVPGTGPDAGVQFGLWSDSIFIIGQPLRNYTNRVFGEFRRAAFGFGGWYNLVVEAPAQLDVRAPASVFTGTVSATSYASTSDRRLKTDIERIPNPLDVLAQIDGVSFRFDQDSELAKQTGFSLPKGRQVGVLAQEVEKVLPDAVQKDAQGILSVNYNGLTGVLVEAIKQQQKELEALRSELKSLREKLQP; from the coding sequence ATGAAGCAGACCCTCCTTACTCGCTCGGGCAAAGCCTGCCAATGGGTGCTCACGTTGACACTTGCCGGCCTGGCGCTGGCGGGGCCGACCCGGCTGCGCGCGGCGCATCCTCCCTCGGCCTCGGCCACTCCGACCGTGCCCTTCCTGATGAACTATCAGGGAACGCTGCAGGACGGCAGCGGCACGCCCCTGGCCACGGGCGACTACGAGCTGAGTTTCAGCATCTACTCCGCGGCATCGGGTGGCGCTCTGCTGTGGGGGCCGCAGCGGCTGAACGGCCAGAGCGGCACGGGACTCGGGCCGCGAGTTCCGGTGGTCTCGGGACGATTTAACGTGGTGCTTGGTCCGGTGGACACCGCCGATCGGACCTTGGCCGACGTGTTCAATCAGTCCGCCACCTTCCTCGAGATCACCGTCGGCTCGGCGGCACCGATCTCGCCGCGGCAGCGGATCATGCCCAATGCCTATGCGTTCAATTCCTCCCTGCTGAATGGGTTCAGCTGGGACAGCTTGTTCAGCAATGGCAACCCGGAGACTGGCGCCCTGTTCGTCGGCCAAGATCCTTCGGTGGCGATCTCTGAGACCGGTGCTGCGACGTTCCCCAAGATGGATGTGTCCGGCCGAATTCGACTGCGGCAGGGCGGGAGCGGATCGGCGGGCCTTTGGCTTCGTCAGAACGCGGTGGCCTCCGATCGGGCCTTTATTGGGATGTCGACCGATGATGAGGTTGGCTTCTGGGGGACTCCCTTGGGAGCTTTTGGTCTGACCATGAATGTCAACGACGGCAAGGTGAGGGCACCGCGAGGTTTCGTTCCGGGCACAGGGCCGGACGCCGGGGTTCAGTTTGGGCTGTGGAGCGATAGCATTTTCATCATCGGACAGCCCTTGCGCAATTATACCAATCGGGTCTTCGGCGAGTTCCGTCGTGCAGCATTCGGATTCGGGGGGTGGTATAACCTGGTTGTGGAAGCTCCGGCTCAGCTGGATGTTCGAGCCCCCGCCAGCGTCTTCACCGGGACAGTCTCGGCCACCAGTTATGCGAGCACCTCCGATCGACGTCTGAAGACCGACATTGAACGTATCCCGAACCCCCTTGATGTCCTGGCCCAGATTGACGGGGTTAGCTTTCGTTTTGATCAGGACTCGGAACTAGCGAAGCAGACCGGATTCAGCCTGCCTAAGGGACGCCAGGTGGGTGTCCTGGCGCAGGAGGTGGAGAAGGTGTTGCCAGATGCCGTGCAGAAGGACGCTCAAGGCATTCTTTCGGTGAACTACAATGGACTCACGGGCGTGTTGGTCGAGGCAATCAAGCAGCAGCAGAAGGAGTTGGAGGCTCTGCGCTCAGAGCTGAAATCGCTGCGGGAGAAACTGCAACCGTAA